A window from Corynebacterium singulare encodes these proteins:
- a CDS encoding DUF4307 domain-containing protein, with protein sequence MSSAGSARPASRSQSRYGSAPKNKGSWTNRALVLIFAATFIALIVFGIRYFQTQQKVNAHISYVSHEIISDDTARVWVDITRNRVEEPAYCIVQAFDYSKAEVGRREIAVPAGGDDAQRIAIDIPTNHRAVAGGAYGCSGNIPSYLDIDSMDNVTFEGAATHS encoded by the coding sequence ATGTCTTCTGCCGGTTCTGCTCGCCCTGCCTCCCGTTCCCAATCCCGCTACGGTTCCGCACCAAAGAACAAGGGCTCGTGGACAAACCGGGCACTCGTCCTCATTTTTGCAGCGACGTTTATCGCTCTCATCGTCTTCGGCATACGGTATTTCCAGACACAGCAGAAGGTCAACGCACACATTTCCTATGTTTCGCACGAAATCATCTCTGACGATACCGCCCGCGTCTGGGTTGATATCACCCGTAACCGCGTTGAAGAACCTGCCTACTGCATTGTCCAGGCCTTCGATTACTCCAAGGCTGAAGTCGGCCGCCGCGAAATAGCGGTCCCTGCCGGCGGTGACGACGCACAGCGCATCGCTATCGATATCCCCACAAACCATCGCGCCGTCGCCGGTGGCGCCTACGGCTGCTCCGGCAATATTCCTTCGTACTTGGACATCGATTCGATGGACAACGTCACTTTCGAGGGTGCGGCAACCCATAGCTAA
- a CDS encoding LysR family transcriptional regulator substrate-binding protein: protein MLRLVFSTGTEPGKWFHRYRDSHSPESLVTFDADDSMAALLAGEADLALTRLPDPRIDDGFHVVRLYEEALGIAVPKDSVYAEVGEELTAEDIADEILNYKIGADALVDVPSVRTALQVVAANVGVAIAPRPLLKVLSKKQVVALGFSDSTIPLTEIALVWRKEDDCDEIQDFVGVAKGRTRNTSRNTAQKRSARDKAKAKQARRKSQGTSHSKPLSKRYKGSHQRKRR from the coding sequence ATGCTGCGCCTTGTCTTTTCCACTGGTACCGAACCTGGCAAATGGTTCCACCGCTACCGCGATTCGCACTCGCCAGAGTCTCTGGTGACGTTCGATGCGGATGATTCGATGGCGGCGTTGTTGGCAGGCGAGGCTGACCTGGCGCTGACTCGCTTACCGGACCCGCGCATTGATGACGGCTTCCATGTCGTGCGACTTTATGAGGAAGCGCTCGGCATTGCCGTGCCCAAGGACTCTGTCTATGCGGAGGTGGGGGAGGAGCTCACCGCGGAGGATATTGCCGACGAGATTCTTAATTACAAAATTGGGGCCGACGCGCTTGTCGACGTCCCCTCCGTCCGCACCGCCCTCCAGGTCGTCGCCGCTAATGTGGGTGTGGCCATTGCTCCCCGTCCGCTTCTCAAAGTGCTGAGCAAGAAACAAGTAGTAGCCCTTGGGTTTTCGGACTCCACCATTCCTCTGACTGAGATCGCGCTGGTCTGGCGCAAAGAAGATGACTGCGATGAGATTCAGGACTTCGTCGGCGTGGCCAAAGGGCGGACGCGGAATACGTCCCGCAATACCGCGCAGAAGCGCAGCGCACGAGACAAAGCTAAGGCCAAGCAGGCGCGCAGAAAGTCACAAGGAACGTCACATTCAAAACCGTTATCGAAACGATATAAGGGCTCTCATCAGCGCAAACGCCGTTAA
- a CDS encoding GNAT family N-acetyltransferase: protein MSENANDKKKDFRIRPFTAADYPQMREIYEQGLNTGHATYETRSLTFEEFKNVKIMPSVFVAVEADDDSKVLGWVCAAPASSRTVFHGVVEDSIYLSSEAQGRGIGGALLDRLIEVCRDLHKWAIHSWIFPENAGSAGLHKSRGFVKVGTYSHMAKMTYGELAGQWRDTDVYELLLPKPEEKKANTSTN from the coding sequence ATGAGCGAAAACGCGAACGACAAGAAGAAGGATTTCCGCATCCGCCCCTTCACTGCAGCGGACTACCCGCAGATGCGTGAGATCTACGAGCAGGGCCTCAACACCGGTCACGCCACTTACGAGACCCGATCGTTGACCTTCGAGGAATTTAAGAACGTCAAAATCATGCCGTCAGTCTTCGTTGCTGTTGAGGCGGATGATGACTCGAAGGTTCTTGGCTGGGTCTGTGCTGCACCAGCATCCTCCCGTACCGTGTTCCACGGTGTGGTCGAAGACTCCATTTATCTCAGCTCTGAGGCACAAGGCCGTGGCATCGGCGGCGCGCTGTTGGACCGTCTCATTGAGGTGTGCCGAGACCTGCACAAATGGGCCATCCATTCATGGATCTTCCCGGAGAATGCAGGGTCCGCAGGCCTCCACAAGTCCCGCGGATTCGTCAAGGTGGGCACCTACTCTCACATGGCGAAGATGACCTACGGTGAACTCGCTGGCCAGTGGCGTGATACCGATGTGTATGAGTTGCTCCTGCCGAAGCCGGAGGAGAAGAAGGCCAATACTTCCACCAACTAG
- the coaA gene encoding type I pantothenate kinase: protein MARMTDASPYLDFDRDTWRALRKSMPQVLTETEVEKLRGIGDRIDLTEVAEVYLPLSRLIHMQVKARQELTAATEGFLGNPPTHVPFVIAVAGSVAVGKSTTARLLQVLLQRWDSHPKVDLVTTDGFLYPTAYLKEHGLMQRKGYPESYDRRALMRFVTDVKSGKPLVKAPLYSHVSYDIVPDEYQEVHQPDILILEGLNVLQTGPTLMVSDLFDFSVYVDARVDDIEHWYIERFLKLRHTAFREPGAHFASFADMTDDEAYEQAREIWQSINLPNLIENILPTRVRASLVLCKGSHHLVDRVRMRKL, encoded by the coding sequence ATGGCGCGAATGACCGATGCGAGCCCGTACCTCGATTTTGACCGCGATACGTGGCGCGCCCTGCGAAAATCCATGCCGCAGGTGTTGACGGAAACTGAGGTAGAGAAGCTACGCGGCATCGGTGACCGCATCGACCTCACGGAGGTGGCCGAGGTTTATCTTCCCCTGTCTCGTCTCATCCACATGCAGGTCAAGGCCCGCCAGGAGCTCACTGCTGCTACCGAAGGCTTCTTAGGCAATCCGCCCACGCACGTACCCTTCGTCATCGCGGTGGCCGGTTCTGTCGCTGTAGGTAAGTCCACGACGGCGCGTCTTCTCCAAGTCTTGCTGCAGCGTTGGGACTCCCACCCCAAGGTGGATCTCGTCACCACGGATGGCTTCCTCTACCCCACTGCTTATCTCAAAGAGCACGGTCTGATGCAGCGCAAAGGATATCCGGAATCCTATGATCGACGGGCGCTGATGCGTTTTGTCACCGATGTGAAGTCCGGCAAGCCTCTGGTGAAAGCACCGCTGTACTCGCACGTGTCCTATGACATCGTTCCGGATGAGTATCAAGAGGTTCATCAGCCGGACATCCTCATTCTTGAAGGACTTAACGTGTTGCAGACCGGGCCAACACTCATGGTCTCCGATCTCTTTGACTTTTCTGTCTACGTTGACGCCCGCGTCGACGATATTGAGCACTGGTACATTGAGCGCTTCCTCAAGCTCCGCCATACCGCCTTCCGCGAGCCCGGCGCACACTTCGCGTCTTTCGCCGACATGACAGATGACGAAGCTTATGAGCAGGCACGTGAAATTTGGCAGTCCATTAACCTGCCCAACCTCATTGAAAACATCCTGCCCACCCGCGTACGTGCGTCGCTTGTGCTATGCAAGGGTTCCCACCACTTGGTGGACCGGGTGCGAATGCGAAAGCTTTAG
- a CDS encoding LGFP repeat-containing protein, producing the protein MKKMTRRFAAGFAAATLSLGVVACSDAEDAAKDAGDAAQSAAADATDTAGSAVNEAKDSVNGSDEAEASEGAEGSEDADASDSADSSASADSSDSADASESSDSEGGMEGVETANGEVQVASDFAKAIKDKAAEWGDPESIETSAEGNVATFAKDKLLAFSEEAGAQPVIGKIAETWAAEGGVDSEIGLPTGPEKAEGNGWIQEFTNGTISWMKGESGKYEATIK; encoded by the coding sequence ATGAAGAAGATGACCCGTCGTTTCGCTGCTGGTTTCGCCGCTGCCACCCTGTCTCTGGGTGTTGTAGCCTGCTCCGATGCTGAGGATGCCGCTAAGGACGCTGGCGACGCTGCACAGTCTGCCGCTGCCGACGCTACCGATACTGCTGGTTCCGCAGTAAACGAGGCTAAGGACTCTGTCAACGGTTCCGACGAGGCTGAGGCTTCCGAGGGCGCTGAGGGCTCCGAGGACGCAGACGCTTCTGATTCTGCAGATTCCTCCGCTTCTGCTGATTCCTCCGACTCCGCAGACGCTTCCGAGTCCTCCGACTCCGAGGGCGGCATGGAAGGCGTCGAGACCGCCAACGGTGAGGTTCAGGTTGCTTCCGACTTTGCCAAGGCTATTAAGGACAAGGCTGCCGAGTGGGGCGACCCGGAGTCCATCGAGACCTCCGCTGAAGGCAACGTCGCTACCTTCGCTAAGGACAAGCTGCTCGCCTTCAGCGAGGAAGCTGGTGCACAGCCGGTTATCGGTAAGATTGCTGAGACCTGGGCTGCAGAGGGCGGCGTGGACAGCGAGATCGGGCTGCCGACTGGCCCGGAGAAGGCCGAGGGTAACGGCTGGATCCAGGAGTTCACCAACGGCACCATTTCCTGGATGAAGGGTGAGTCTGGCAAGTACGAGGCCACCATCAAGTAA
- the mca gene encoding mycothiol conjugate amidase Mca, protein MSTKRLLAIHAHPDDESSKGAATTAKYAAEGAEVLVVTCTGGERGDIINPAMDRPGVLENIGSIRREEMAEAAAALGIQHRWLGHVDSGLPGNPLDPNIKKMLPEGCFALKEDDEVAQELVEIIREFKPQVIITYDENGGYPHPDHLMVYRSSIIAWDKAGDETYHPELGQPWEPKKLYYSHGFVYQRMKIFHDLLIEEGKTSPYEPMLARWDTTFGDIMARVTTQVECADYFQNREDALRAHATQIDPAGAFLATPVDIQQQYWPTEEFELAKTRVSTELPENDLFAGIPEVGES, encoded by the coding sequence GTGAGCACTAAGCGCCTGCTAGCTATTCACGCGCACCCGGACGATGAATCGTCGAAGGGCGCCGCCACTACCGCAAAATATGCGGCAGAAGGTGCAGAGGTCCTCGTGGTCACCTGTACTGGTGGTGAGCGCGGAGACATCATTAACCCCGCGATGGATCGCCCTGGCGTGCTGGAAAACATCGGGAGCATTCGCCGAGAGGAGATGGCTGAGGCGGCCGCGGCGTTAGGTATTCAGCACCGCTGGCTTGGCCACGTCGATTCCGGTCTTCCGGGCAATCCGCTGGACCCCAACATCAAGAAGATGCTCCCGGAGGGCTGCTTCGCGCTCAAGGAGGATGATGAGGTGGCTCAGGAACTCGTGGAGATTATTCGCGAGTTCAAGCCCCAGGTCATCATCACCTATGACGAGAACGGTGGCTACCCGCACCCGGATCACCTCATGGTGTACCGCTCCTCCATCATCGCGTGGGACAAGGCTGGGGATGAGACCTACCACCCCGAACTCGGCCAGCCGTGGGAGCCCAAGAAGCTCTACTACAGCCACGGGTTTGTGTACCAGCGCATGAAGATCTTCCATGACCTCCTCATTGAGGAAGGCAAGACCAGCCCTTATGAGCCGATGCTCGCGCGGTGGGACACCACCTTCGGTGACATCATGGCGCGCGTCACCACGCAGGTGGAGTGCGCCGATTATTTCCAGAACCGTGAGGATGCATTGCGTGCTCACGCCACCCAGATCGATCCTGCAGGAGCCTTCCTGGCCACTCCTGTCGATATTCAGCAACAGTACTGGCCCACGGAGGAATTCGAGCTGGCTAAGACGCGTGTGTCCACAGAGCTGCCCGAAAATGATTTATTTGCGGGAATCCCGGAAGTAGGGGAGTCTTAA
- a CDS encoding DUF5997 family protein encodes MRAQTAAKKLGIFLPATPEEFQANAVTHAQLRDLQENPPEWLATLRREGPHPRPVVAQKLGISVTALKKNDMDRPLTTAEIKELLGAMPEWLEAARKAHAEERSENDSEA; translated from the coding sequence ATGCGCGCGCAGACCGCCGCAAAGAAGCTGGGCATTTTCCTTCCCGCTACCCCGGAAGAGTTTCAGGCTAACGCTGTAACCCACGCGCAGCTGCGAGATCTCCAGGAGAACCCGCCCGAGTGGCTGGCCACCTTGCGTCGTGAGGGACCGCACCCACGCCCCGTCGTGGCGCAAAAGTTGGGCATCTCCGTGACCGCTCTGAAAAAGAACGATATGGACCGCCCGCTGACCACCGCAGAGATCAAAGAACTCCTCGGCGCAATGCCCGAGTGGCTTGAAGCCGCTCGTAAAGCCCACGCCGAGGAGCGCTCGGAGAATGACAGCGAAGCCTAA
- a CDS encoding PhoH family protein: protein MTNPSVLTEQPNEAAVATKTYVIDTSVLLSDPWALRKFAEHDVVLPIVVISELEGKRHHPELGWFARQALRFLEDLRGTYEALDHPVPVNAEGGTLRVELNHQDQSLLPAAFRGPEGDHRILACALNLQHEGKDTVLVTKDVPLRVKAGAVGLQADEYHAQDVVLTGYTGMATIHTAAEVIDELYSEGEVLIDGSVTTTGTRVEDLPVHCGVTLQAGAQSALGRVTPEGAVRLVRGDANVFGLQGRSAEQRVALELLLDPSVGIMSIGGRAGTGKSALALCAGLEAVLERGEHRRIVVFRPMYAVGGQSLGYLPGSESEKMNPWAQAVYDTLEGLVSENVMDEVQDRGLLEVLPLTHIRGRSLHDSFVIVDEAQSLERNVLLTVLSRLGRGSRVVLTHDVAQRDNLRVGRHDGVQAVIEKLKGHELFAHVTLQRSERSAIAELVTDLLEGEN from the coding sequence ATGACCAATCCTTCCGTCCTCACCGAGCAGCCGAACGAGGCCGCCGTGGCTACCAAGACCTACGTCATCGATACCTCCGTCCTTCTCTCCGATCCCTGGGCGTTGCGCAAGTTCGCCGAGCACGATGTGGTGCTGCCCATCGTTGTGATTTCTGAGTTGGAAGGAAAACGTCATCACCCAGAGCTTGGCTGGTTTGCCCGCCAAGCTCTTCGCTTTTTGGAGGATCTTCGCGGCACCTATGAGGCATTGGACCATCCAGTTCCGGTGAACGCGGAGGGCGGCACGCTGCGCGTGGAACTCAACCACCAGGATCAATCGCTGCTGCCGGCGGCTTTCCGCGGCCCTGAGGGGGACCACCGCATTCTGGCCTGCGCGCTCAACCTCCAGCATGAGGGCAAGGACACTGTCCTCGTGACCAAGGATGTGCCTCTGCGCGTGAAGGCCGGTGCGGTAGGCCTCCAGGCTGATGAATACCACGCCCAGGATGTCGTTCTCACCGGTTACACGGGTATGGCTACTATTCACACCGCCGCGGAAGTCATTGACGAGTTGTACAGCGAAGGCGAGGTGCTTATCGATGGCTCCGTGACCACCACAGGCACTCGCGTCGAGGATCTGCCTGTGCATTGTGGAGTCACACTTCAAGCCGGTGCGCAGTCAGCGCTTGGTCGTGTAACTCCGGAAGGCGCCGTGCGCCTTGTGCGTGGCGATGCCAACGTCTTTGGTCTCCAAGGCCGCTCAGCCGAGCAGCGCGTGGCACTAGAGCTGCTGCTAGATCCTTCCGTGGGCATCATGTCCATCGGTGGTCGCGCTGGTACTGGTAAATCCGCGCTGGCCCTCTGTGCAGGCCTCGAAGCCGTTCTTGAGCGCGGTGAGCACCGCCGTATCGTGGTCTTCCGTCCGATGTATGCGGTGGGTGGCCAGTCCCTGGGCTACCTTCCGGGGTCTGAGAGCGAAAAGATGAACCCGTGGGCACAGGCTGTGTATGACACGCTCGAAGGCCTTGTGTCCGAAAATGTCATGGATGAGGTGCAGGATCGCGGCCTGCTGGAGGTCCTCCCGCTTACCCACATTCGTGGGCGCAGCCTCCACGATTCTTTTGTCATCGTCGATGAAGCCCAGTCCCTTGAGCGCAACGTGCTGCTCACTGTTTTGTCCCGACTGGGGCGCGGCTCGCGTGTGGTGCTGACCCACGATGTGGCGCAACGCGACAATCTTCGCGTTGGCCGCCACGACGGCGTCCAAGCGGTTATTGAGAAGCTCAAGGGTCACGAATTGTTTGCTCACGTCACCCTGCAGCGTTCGGAGCGCTCGGCAATTGCGGAGCTCGTCACCGATCTGCTCGAAGGTGAGAATTAG
- a CDS encoding isoprenyl transferase yields the protein MNILNQALYPLYEARLTREIKGKPQPRHVAIMADGNRRWAREAGFTDISHGHRQGARKISEMISWCHGTDIEVVTIYLLSTENLKRSQQEVQLLFDIISDVVTHLSQGDLDCQIRLVGHLDLLPEKVTEKMRCAAEATEDHKGVIVNIAVGYGGRQEIVDAVQNLIRSEAQKGLSAEEIADTVTAEAITGNLYTKGLPDPDLVIRTSGEQRLSGFLLWQAAYSEIWFTDTYWPAFRRVDFLRALRDYSQRSRRFGR from the coding sequence GTGAATATCCTTAACCAAGCGCTTTACCCTCTCTACGAGGCGCGCCTGACGCGCGAGATTAAGGGCAAGCCGCAACCGCGCCACGTAGCCATCATGGCGGATGGTAACCGCCGGTGGGCGCGCGAGGCCGGCTTCACGGACATTAGTCACGGCCACAGGCAAGGCGCGCGAAAGATTAGTGAGATGATTTCGTGGTGCCACGGCACCGACATCGAAGTCGTTACCATTTACTTGCTCTCCACCGAGAACCTGAAGCGTAGCCAGCAGGAAGTGCAGCTGCTTTTCGACATTATTTCTGATGTGGTTACTCACCTATCCCAGGGAGACCTGGACTGCCAGATTCGCCTCGTAGGCCACCTAGATCTGCTCCCCGAGAAGGTCACCGAGAAGATGCGCTGCGCCGCTGAGGCTACGGAGGACCATAAGGGCGTCATCGTTAACATCGCCGTGGGCTACGGCGGGCGTCAGGAGATTGTCGACGCCGTCCAAAACCTCATCCGCAGCGAAGCCCAGAAGGGGCTGAGCGCGGAGGAAATTGCGGATACGGTGACCGCGGAGGCCATCACCGGGAACCTCTACACCAAGGGGCTGCCAGATCCGGATCTGGTGATTCGCACGTCCGGTGAGCAGCGCCTGTCAGGCTTCCTGTTGTGGCAGGCTGCCTACTCCGAAATCTGGTTCACTGATACGTATTGGCCTGCCTTCAGGCGCGTCGATTTCCTGCGCGCCCTACGCGATTATTCGCAGCGCTCGCGCCGCTTCGGACGCTAA
- the greA gene encoding transcription elongation factor GreA, with the protein MAEQQKQYITPETKAKLEAELQALIDHRPVVAAEINERREEGDLKENAGYDAAREMQDQEEARIKQISEVLANSTTERAAMQEGVADIGSVVHVYYNGDEEDRETFLIGTRAAASDNKDLETYSEQSPLGAALLGASEGETREYTAPNGKTISVTVVSAAPYDSAKAATPRQS; encoded by the coding sequence ATGGCTGAGCAGCAGAAGCAGTATATTACCCCGGAAACCAAGGCCAAGCTCGAGGCCGAGCTGCAGGCCCTCATCGACCACCGACCGGTCGTCGCCGCTGAAATTAACGAGCGCCGCGAGGAGGGCGACCTCAAGGAGAACGCCGGCTACGACGCCGCGCGTGAGATGCAGGACCAGGAAGAGGCCCGCATTAAGCAGATCTCCGAGGTTCTGGCTAACTCCACCACCGAGCGTGCCGCTATGCAGGAGGGCGTTGCTGACATCGGCTCCGTTGTCCACGTCTACTACAACGGCGACGAAGAGGACCGCGAGACCTTCCTCATCGGTACCCGCGCCGCCGCTTCCGACAACAAGGATCTGGAGACCTACTCCGAGCAGTCCCCGCTGGGTGCTGCACTGCTTGGCGCGTCTGAAGGCGAGACCCGCGAGTACACCGCACCGAATGGCAAGACCATTTCAGTGACCGTGGTTTCTGCTGCACCGTATGATTCTGCAAAGGCCGCCACGCCGCGCCAGTCCTAA
- a CDS encoding TRAP transporter large permease, which translates to MTTEVILIVAGVVILFLVLLAIRLHVALSLTVAGLVGTALLRSLDAAVGTASNAPFSVAADYALTIIPLFILMGILAVNAGLADAAFNLASKLLTRLPGGTALASIAGSGLFAAVTGSSVATVATMARISTNAIVSAGHSIKLAAGVVSAGGTLGVLIPPSIVLVLYGVVTNESIGDLLIAGIIPGLITIAAYSIIAILVAHFEKNPDTTVLDATNDKAENALTSPKLDLLGVGYLAVIFLASIGTIYLGVATPTEAASFGAIVAFIIFFLRTKPPQWLAQLKETATEAVGLTAMTFLLMAGAGVFTYFLALSGASSTLVSNVVEADFPPYLVLVLCLLLLIPLGMFLDGISMVLIAAPLLHPILTGYGFEGVWLGILIVKVAEMALITPPVGMNAFVYSGAVPEAGLVTVFKGIVPFILADIAVVAILIVFPELVSFLPNLTG; encoded by the coding sequence GTGACAACCGAAGTAATTCTCATTGTCGCCGGAGTAGTTATCCTCTTCCTGGTCCTACTAGCAATCCGGCTCCACGTTGCACTCTCGCTTACCGTAGCCGGGCTCGTCGGTACAGCTCTACTACGCAGCCTGGATGCAGCGGTGGGAACAGCCTCCAACGCGCCATTTTCCGTCGCCGCCGACTACGCGCTAACTATCATCCCGCTGTTTATCCTCATGGGGATCCTTGCCGTGAACGCAGGACTAGCCGATGCGGCCTTTAACCTCGCCTCGAAATTGCTCACCCGCCTACCCGGCGGCACTGCACTAGCCTCAATCGCTGGTTCGGGTCTATTCGCAGCCGTCACCGGCTCAAGTGTGGCCACCGTGGCCACCATGGCCCGCATCTCAACTAACGCCATCGTCTCGGCTGGGCACTCCATCAAACTCGCCGCAGGCGTGGTCTCAGCAGGCGGCACTCTCGGCGTTCTTATCCCACCATCAATCGTCCTCGTCCTCTACGGAGTCGTCACCAACGAATCCATCGGCGACCTGCTTATTGCCGGAATTATCCCTGGACTTATCACCATCGCCGCCTACAGCATCATCGCTATCCTGGTGGCCCACTTCGAGAAAAACCCAGACACCACCGTCCTCGACGCTACCAACGACAAAGCCGAGAACGCCCTGACCTCCCCGAAGCTTGACCTACTCGGCGTGGGCTACCTCGCGGTTATCTTCTTAGCCTCAATCGGAACCATCTACCTCGGCGTGGCCACCCCGACCGAGGCAGCCTCCTTTGGCGCGATTGTCGCATTTATCATCTTCTTCCTGCGCACCAAACCACCGCAATGGCTCGCGCAGCTGAAAGAAACAGCCACCGAAGCCGTCGGCCTGACTGCGATGACGTTCTTGCTCATGGCCGGGGCGGGAGTATTTACCTACTTCCTGGCACTGTCCGGTGCCTCTAGCACACTGGTCTCGAACGTTGTAGAGGCAGATTTCCCGCCCTACCTGGTCTTAGTGCTGTGCCTGCTCCTGCTGATTCCACTGGGAATGTTTCTCGATGGCATCTCCATGGTTTTGATTGCCGCACCACTGCTGCACCCTATTTTGACTGGTTACGGTTTCGAGGGTGTATGGCTAGGCATCTTGATCGTCAAGGTTGCTGAGATGGCACTGATTACCCCACCTGTGGGCATGAACGCCTTTGTCTACTCCGGGGCCGTCCCGGAAGCAGGTCTCGTCACCGTATTTAAGGGTATTGTCCCATTTATCCTGGCTGACATTGCGGTCGTTGCCATCTTGATTGTCTTCCCTGAACTGGTATCTTTCCTTCCCAACCTGACAGGCTAA
- the glyA gene encoding serine hydroxymethyltransferase: protein MTTPNSADLRYQEMRELDPEVFDAINGEIARQRGTLEMIASENFVPRAVLQAQGSVLTNKYAEGYPGRRYYGGCEHVDIVEDLARDRAKSLFGAEFANVQPHSGAQANAAVLGSLINPGDKIMGLSLAHGGHLTHGMKLNFSGKLYEVAAYEVDPETMRLDMDKVREQALAEKPQVIIAGWSAYPRTIDFEAFRSIADEVGAYLWTDMAHFAGLVAAGLHPSPVPHSDVVSSTVHKTLGGPRSGLILAKQDFAKKINSNVFPGQQGGPLMHVVAAKAIALKIAATEEFKERQERTLEGARILAERLTAEDCTKAGVDVLTGGTDVHLVLVDLRNSELDGQQAEDLLHEVGITVNRNAVPNDPRPPMVTSGLRIGTPALATRGLDAAAFTEVADVIGTALANGKNADVAKLRARVEKVAADFPLYDGLEEWKLV, encoded by the coding sequence ATGACCACTCCGAATTCTGCTGACCTGCGCTACCAAGAGATGCGCGAGCTCGACCCCGAGGTCTTTGACGCCATCAACGGTGAGATTGCACGCCAGCGCGGCACCCTCGAGATGATCGCTTCCGAGAACTTCGTCCCGCGAGCGGTGTTGCAGGCGCAGGGCTCCGTCCTCACCAACAAGTACGCGGAGGGCTACCCGGGCCGCCGTTACTACGGTGGCTGCGAGCACGTGGACATCGTCGAAGACTTGGCCCGTGACCGCGCTAAGTCCCTTTTCGGCGCTGAGTTCGCCAACGTTCAGCCGCACTCCGGAGCCCAGGCCAACGCCGCTGTTCTCGGTTCCTTGATCAATCCGGGCGACAAGATCATGGGCCTGTCCCTTGCCCACGGCGGACACCTTACCCACGGTATGAAGCTCAACTTCTCCGGCAAACTTTACGAGGTTGCAGCTTACGAGGTGGATCCGGAGACCATGCGTCTGGACATGGACAAGGTCCGTGAGCAAGCCCTGGCTGAGAAGCCGCAGGTCATCATCGCCGGCTGGTCAGCCTACCCGCGCACCATCGATTTCGAGGCTTTCCGTTCCATTGCCGATGAGGTGGGGGCCTACCTGTGGACGGATATGGCACACTTTGCCGGTCTCGTCGCTGCGGGCTTGCACCCGTCCCCAGTCCCGCATTCCGACGTTGTGTCCTCCACCGTGCACAAGACCTTAGGCGGCCCGCGTTCCGGCCTCATCTTGGCCAAGCAGGATTTCGCGAAGAAGATCAACTCCAACGTCTTCCCAGGCCAGCAGGGCGGTCCGCTCATGCACGTTGTGGCAGCGAAGGCTATCGCGCTGAAGATTGCTGCTACCGAGGAGTTCAAGGAGCGCCAGGAACGCACCCTCGAAGGTGCACGGATTCTTGCTGAGCGCCTCACCGCTGAGGACTGCACCAAGGCTGGCGTGGACGTGCTCACCGGCGGCACCGATGTACACCTCGTCCTCGTTGACCTGCGCAACTCTGAGCTCGACGGCCAGCAGGCAGAGGACCTCCTCCACGAGGTCGGCATCACCGTCAACCGCAACGCAGTGCCGAATGACCCGCGTCCGCCAATGGTCACCTCGGGCCTGCGCATCGGTACTCCGGCCCTGGCTACCCGCGGCCTGGATGCCGCCGCGTTCACTGAGGTCGCCGACGTAATCGGTACGGCACTGGCTAACGGTAAGAACGCGGACGTCGCCAAGCTGCGCGCCCGCGTTGAGAAGGTCGCCGCGGACTTCCCGCTGTATGACGGCCTTGAGGAGTGGAAGCTGGTTTAG